From one Nothobranchius furzeri strain GRZ-AD chromosome 2, NfurGRZ-RIMD1, whole genome shotgun sequence genomic stretch:
- the cipcb gene encoding CLOCK-interacting pacemaker yields the protein MSIKRKAEIHLRTANRPCIMKSGGSQPDSERDSGFSDASSEHTRTMDSTDSEDAPRPVGQLGSRAPGSGPRPSQVAVVGGAYSGLSPMIIMNNVLLKQPVDNPPALKPWGFSPTVEVVQQPQVVFLQPVVSRQTSPTSKAGTSRHRRSKKYLPILKSYPKIAPHPGDSSSSSGRGTASSSSSSSSSSSRTEKCSALTSTLWEHSHREKTQRTVAASTNNSGSASLGLPGCRRTPSPVLPSSLVLPVAETGSSPARERPSSAASLTEFTTSLSLDHSPGSKNVSAPWSSTQDSTSSQECNRDNDSDAKRKRFCNTYNILSKSGLLDITLRTKELLRQNQSTQNDLDRLRRHTDLFLQALQTGDSSICVKLLASLQEEEKERALQTSSKPDQTHSSVQQ from the exons ATGAGTATCAAGAGGAAGGCAGAGATCCACCTGAGGACGGCGAACCGACCGTGCATCATGAAGAGCGGAGGCTCCCAGCCTGATTCGGAGAGAGACTCTGGATTCTCAG ATGCTAGCTCAGAGCACACGCGCACAATGGATTCCACCGACTCGGAGGATGCCCCCCGGCCTGTAGGACAGCTGGGGTCACGCGCTCCTGGTTCAGGCCCACGGCCTTCTCAGGTGGCTGTGGTGGGAGGCGCCTACTCCGGTCTGTCTCCTATGATCATCATGAACAACGTATTGCTGAAGCAG ccTGTTGACAATCCTCCTGCTCTGAAGCCCTGGGGCTTTAGTCCCACAGTAGAGGTGGTCCAGCAGCCTCAGGTGGTGTTCCTCCAGCCTGTGGTCTCCCGTCAGACTTCCCCCACCTCCAAAGCGGGCACCTCTAGGCACAGACGCTCTAAAAAATATCTTCCAATTCTGAAATCCTACCCTAAGATTGCTCCGCATCCTGGGGACAGCTCCAGTTCTTCAGGGAGAGGAACTgcttcctcatcctcctcctcctcctcgtcttcTTCAAGGACAGAGAAATGTAGCGCTTTGACCTCCACTCTATGGGAACACAGTCACAGAGAGAAGACTCAGAGAACTGTTGCTGCTAGCACAAATAACTCTGGATCTGCCTCACTTGGTCTTCCTGGTTGCCGCAGAACCCCGTCTCCAGTACTTCCGAGCAGCCTTGTCCTTCCTGTAGCAGAAACCGGCAGCAGCCCAGCAAGAGAGAGGCCTTCGTCAGCAGCCAGCCTTACTGAGTTCACAACCTCCCTGTCTCTCGATCACTCCCCTGGCTCCAAAAACGTGTCTGCTCCCTGGTCGTCCACACAGGACAGCACATCCTCACAAGAATGTAACCGTGACAACGACTCTGATGCAAAGAGGAAGCGCTTCTGCAACACATACAACATCCTGAGTAAGTCTGGTCTGCTGGACATCACACTCCGCACCAAGGAGCTCCTTAGGCAGAACCAGAGCACCCAGAATGACCTAGATCGGCTCAGAAGACATACCGACCTGTTCCTCCAGGCCCTGCAGACCGGGGACTCCAGCATTTGTGTAAAGCTGCTGGCCAGTCTTcaggaagaggagaaggagagGGCTCTTCAGACCAGCTCAAAGCCAGATCAGACCCATAGTAGTGTCCAGCAGTGA
- the actr10 gene encoding actin-related protein 10, with protein sequence MPIFDGLGSGGEKTAIVIDLGAAYTKCGFAGETGPRFIIPSEIRKPGQKQAIKVVQYNINTEELYVILKEFIHMLYFRHLLVNPRDRRVVIIESILCPSHFRETLTKVFFKQFEVPSVLFAPSHLMAVMTLGINSALVMDCGYSETLVLPVYECTPILPAWEALPLGGKAIHKELNAFLVEQCTVDTDSTTGQNVSVAIGTIPEETVEDIKVRTCFVSDLQRGLKIQEATFNLNGTTERPAPCPDVDYPLDGEKILHVRGLIRDSLMEIMFEQDNEERSVATLILDALVKCPIDTRKVLSENLVVIGGTSMLPGFLHRLLAEIRLLVEKPKYSHVLASRNFRVHAPPAKPNCTAWLGGAIFGALQDILGSRSVSRDYYNQMGRIPDWCCLSSPPPECLYDAGKTPPPLMKRAFSTEK encoded by the exons ATGCCAATATTTGATGGCTTGGGGAGTGGAGGAGAGAAGACTGCGATTGTCATCGATTTAGGAGCAGCGTATACAAA ATGCGGCTTTGCAGGGGAAACGGGGCCCAGGTTCATAATTCCGAGCGAGATCCGAAAACCTGGACAGAAACAA GCCATCAAAGTGGTTCAGTACAACATCAACACAGAAGAGCTTTATGTCATCCTCAAAGAGTTTATCCACATGTTGTACTTCAG GCACTTGCTGGTAAACCCTCGCGACAGAAGAGTGGtgatcatcgagtccatcctttgCCCGTCTCACTTCAGGGAGACCCTCACCAAGGTCTTCTTCAAACAGTTTGAG GTGCCCTCCGTGCTGTTTGCACCAAGTCACCTCATGGCCGTCATGACTTTAGGTATCAACTCTGCACTGGTGATGGACTGCGGATACTCGGAGACGCTTGTGCTGCCG GTTTATGAGTGTACCCCCATCCTTCCAGCCTGGGAGGCTTTGCCGCTTGGTGGGAAAGCAATCCATAA AGAATTAAACGCATTCCTCGTGGAGCAGTGCACCGTGGACACAGACAGCACTACTGGACAGAACGTCTCAGTAGCTATCG GAACCATTCCAGAAGAAACAGTGGAGGACATTAAAG ttCGGACGTGTTTTGTCAGTGACCTGCAGAGGGGACTCAAGATCCAGGAGGCCACATTTAACCTGAATGGAACAACTGAG CGTCCAGCCCCTTGTCCAGATGTTGATTATCCTCTGGATGGCGAGAAAATCCTGCATGTGAGAGGACTCATCAG GGACTCTCTGATGGAGATCATGTTTGAACAAGACAATGAGGAGAGGAGTGTGGCCACATTGATTCTCGATGCTCTGGTCAAG tGCCCCATCGACACACGTAAAGTACTCTCTGAGAACCTGGTGGTGATTGGAGGTACATCCATGCTGCCCGGCTTTCTGCACCGCCTGCTGGCTGAGATACGCCTCCTGGTGGAGAAACCCAAGTACAGCCACGTGCTGGCCAGCAGGAACTTCCGCGTCCACGCTCCACCCGCCAAGCCCAACTGCACTGCGTGGCTCGGGG GAGCCATCTTTGGAGCCCTCCAGGACATCCTGGGCAGCAGGTCGGTGTCACGGGACTACTACAACCAGATGGGTCGGATCCCAGACTGGTGCTGCCTGAGCTCCCCTCCTCCTGAGTGTCTGTATGATGCAGGAAAGACCCCTCCTCCACTGATGAAGAGAGCTTTTTCCACTGAGAAGTAG